AAAATCCGGAGGGGACACCTCGTCGTCAGAGTTGGGACCCCGACGTTCTAAGGGACCTGCGAGTATCACTGACATTGGCGCTGGAAGGCTAGGCTATTGACGCCATCAtggctggtcacacacacacacacactcactcacacatactcacGGGAGCAGCGAGTATAATCCCGGGGGTCATCCCCACAGTAGCCGCCGGTCAAACACTCGACCTCATtcctgtgtgtgagaggagaggcagCCACAGGTGCGCGGTGGCCTCTGGGTCCTCTTGCTATACTCTCACCACCACTGTAATAACAACATTGCTTCTCACGCGAGATTATTTTCTTCCCAGTTTAACCATGTCGGGTGGATACGCCATtacctgcagtatatatatatatatatatatatatatatatatatatatatatatatatatatatatatatatatatatatatgtatatatatatatatatatatatatatatatatatatatatatatatatatatatatatatatatatatatacatatatatatatatattcatacatttcgccatttcccgatttagcgaagtagcgttaagaacagaggagcgttaggaacagaggatttgagggaatatcctcacttggcccccttctctgttccttcttttggaaaatcagaaatgagaggggaggatttccagtcccccgctcccttccctatatatatataacatacaaacctccaacagccaggaccgaacccgggacctctgcgtagcaggcgggagcattaCAGCTATGCTGTGCTACGCAGGTGTCctgggttcgatcatggctgtttgaggtttgtatgttatatggtagtgcgcgttcataggcactgtatacgtatatatatatatgtatattattacttTCTCATGGCAGTCAACAGAGCACGGACAGAGGTATGCCCTAATCGTAACCACGTCGGTTGAAAACGAAGAAAACACTAAAAGAATATTGGTTGAAGACCTTCAGGTGTGTCCAGACCAGACtcttgaaggaaggaaggttgtaGGGAGAAGGAAAGACgataggagggaggaaaggattcCACCGCTTCGCTGTACGAGGAAAGGAGGTGGCGGCGTCATGAGGCCAGTCCTCGTGTGActtgtctacacacacaaaccatgggAACACGTAGCCTTTTGTATAACGTGGGTCTATTAGGCTTAGGGGTCTCGGGTGGTCACACACGCAGACAGGTCACGGGTCTcggatggtcacacacacacagacaggtcaCGAGAGCAGTGGTCGAAATAGCACTTATAGAGGGGGAGCAACAGCGCAGCGGACGGTAAGGGACGGTTATACAGAAGTGAGAGCACGAGATATGAATATGGCGGAGGGTTTACGACCTCACTCTGGCTCAGAGAGAAGTAGAAGAGGTAGCCACCCCGAGATAAGGGGGAGACAGTCATCCTAGCTGGGGCGAAGTGAGACTATTGGAggtatggatggaatggttacTCAGAAGAAACATATGTAAGTGTGGCAGTTAGCTTTCGGAAAGGCGATTTGAAGAAGTGAGTGTGGGATGTGGATGATCCTAACGTGTTTGTATTGCTGTAGGGTTCAATCGCACTGTTCCGAGTTTTTGAGGGTAGGAAGTGAGGGAGTCGCATAGAAATGAATGGCATCAGTAGACTTTTGCGCCACGGAAACCGTGAGAGAAGGTTTATTTAAGTGATAGAtgatagaggtgaaagagggaGTGATGGGTCGAGAGATTAAAGGGTTCGAACGCGTCTGATTTTTTTTGTGGTGGACTAAACTGAGGCGTGCACTCAGGAAGAAGGgtatctgggagggagggagggagatttttAACAAGAGATGAAACAAGCGAGCAAGGATCGGCCTTCGCTTAGAAGGACGTTCCTTTAAGATATATGTGTTTACACATACATGGTTATAGCGAAGGAATACATTCGGTGTGTTGATGAAGGGAAGATCAACACACCCTGAACTGTATGTCCTGTaataccacgcacacacacacacacacacacacacacacacacacacacacacacacaccgagagaaAAGATCCATTCACAGAGTAAATGATAAAGGAGTTGAATTATAACTGACGTTTCGTTGCTCTGCGTTTAGCCATGTTTCTACAGTCGTAGTTCCTTTGTGGCCTTCATCCTCCAAACCAGGATGGTCTTTATTTACCATTATCGCATTATGTAAACACGCGCGAGATTATAGAGTGCATTAAGTaattatgtttaaaaaaaaatcatgttgtaATAGTGACCTGAATATCAAGAAATGACCTGAAATACCTTCCTAGCTGAAAGAGACCATTTCACTGTGACCCACTGCCTCCAGCACAGGAGTCGACCAAGGAAGAGGTCGCTGTGATTGTAGCGATCAACACTCTAAGAACACACCGAGGGCATTTGCCTCCACTCGCCGGTGCAgcttgtggcacacacacacacacacacacacacacacacacacacacacacctattacCACGGTGGTTCTTCTTGCCCACAGCTCACAACCAGCTCCTTATCGTTAACCCAACAAGATGAACTCCGAATCGAGAGTGAAGGTGACCGACCATGTGGCAGGCACCGTCACTCACCAGTGTCACAATCTTGTGACATAGTCCGCTATCACAGCCGTCTGTCACAGACCACGAACACGGACCACCGTCGCCAGTTTTCTATCACCAGCCACTAAAACAGACCACTATCACTATCACGGACCATTATCACGATCTTctgtcacagagaccaccatcaCGCTCTTCTGTCACAGACCAGTGTCGCCATTATTTTCTATCACCAACCCGCAAAGACAGACCACTGTCACCTATCACAGACCACAGCGACAAACAACTCCATAGATAACCTATCGTTTCTCCCCTTCAAACACCACTGTCGTCGAACACAGAGCAGACGCCACCTCACCTGTGTCCTCCTTGATCAGGTCCTGACAGACAGGCATCCCTACATACGTCATGACAGACAGGCATCCCTACGTACGTCATGACAGACATGACACCACTGGCAGACCCACCTGtgcaacaacaaatgactcactcagAGTTCCAATACACGACACAGACCTCCACACAGCTGGTACAGCCGACAGCAAATATGGGTGTGTGTTGACTCCGTTCATACAGTCGAAGATATACAGATCTGCCAACGCTCGTGTCTCCATTTGAACAACGGACTCGTCAGTGCTGGCAAACAAGAGGATACGtctgataaagaagaaaaaaaaggagaagaaaacttATAATTCATCTTGACCGCTTCCAAGACACGACCGAACGCTTATCCAGCATAGAGCAGACAGACCACAGCCTCCCACATCCCTGACAGCAGAGATGTTATCTTGAGTAAGAGCTAAAGAAGAGAAAAGTCTCAAGTTAGCAGAGCGTACCTCAACGGCTGACAGTTTACATGAGTACGgctctccaccaccgccaccacacatgacatgTTACGAGAAGGAACTCGACCACACCAGATGTGACGCGAATGACAACATCCACGTCGCCTGCAGTCAGCTGACTGCAGTCAACACACAGACTCAAGGGACGTCCTGCCACTGCTGTAGCACCAACGGGACGTCGTGCCACTGCAGTTAGCACAGAGGGGACGTCGTGCCACTGCAGTTAGCACAGAGGGGACGTTGTGCCACTGCAGTTAGCACAGAGGGGACGTCTTGCCACTGCAGTTAGCATAAAGGGGACGTCGTGCCACTGCAGTTAGCATAAAGGGGACGTCGTGCCACTTCTGTAGCACAGAGGGGACGTCTTGCCACTGCAGTTAGCACAGAGGGGACGTCTTGCCACCGTAGTTAGCACAAAGGGGACGTCTTGCCACTACAGTTAGCACAAAGTAGACGTCTTGCCACTGCAGTTAACACAAAGGGGACGTCTTGCCACTGCAGGTAGCACGAAGTAGACGTCTTGCCACTGCTGTACCACAAAGTGTGACGTCTTGCCGCTGCAGGAAGCACACAGGGGGACGTCTTGCCACTGCAGGAAACACACAGGGCACATTCCACCACCGCAGAAAAACACATCAGGGACGGCCGGTCACCGTAGTTAACACGGCACCTTCCGACCAACAACACCTACCTCCAGTGATCATGTCAGATGACATGACGCTGAGTGTTCATCACCAGCTGGACAAGGTTGACGCGATGCACCGGACCAGATGATTAAATGATTTGAGACTGAAGGGCAGCGCAGGCCGACCCCGATGGACGACGCACAAACGTTAATGACACTCGAGAATCCCAACTCATGTGGGTGTTGATTCTTCTTCAGGAAATATTGATCTTCGATTCGTCGATTCGAGTTCCATTCCGTTCCTTCTTATGGAGCGGCGCGCCCTCGTTTGCATCTCTgtgttttcccctcccccccgagaTAGGTAGACTCAAGCTGTTATCTCCACGTTTGATAAAGTAAaaatagaggaaaagaaaaaaaaggagataactTTTTACATAACGTTGTGTAAGTTTATATATACTGTAACCTAAAAAGATACTATCCAGTAATGTACCCGAAATAATTGCCTACGTTTTGAGGAAATTGTTGTGGCCGGACCATGGCTGCGGGGGAGACAGTGTTACCAGCGGATGGCGGCCGCAGGCATTCCTCACCCTCATTGGCAAACAGTGGGAACAGGAGGGTGGTGGacgtggtgagtgttggtgacacCGGCGGAACCCTGGGCTGGCTATAGAGGCACGTGACgctaatccttcccttcccttccctccacagagAGACGACCAGGTTGGCTCGTGTATGTCACTCTCGTGGAACGTGCCGCTAGCATAGCTGTCAAGCCTTACTGTACTGCAGACATGGCTGTCAAGCCTTACTGTACTGCAGGCATGGCTGTCAAGCCTTACTGTGTACTGCAGACATGGCTGTCAAGCCTTACTGTGTACTGCATGCATGGCTGTCAAGCCTTACTATACCGCAGGCATGGCTGTCAAGCCTTACTGTGTACTGCAGGCATGGCTGTCAAGCCTTACTGTACTGCAGGCATGGCTGTCAAGCCTTACTGTGTACTGCAGGCATGGCTGTCAAGCCTTACTATACCGCAGGCATGGCTGTCAAGCCTTACTGTACTGCAGACATGGCTGTCAAGCCTTACTGTGTACTGCAGGCATGGCTGTCAAGCCTTACTATACTGCATGCATGGCTGTCAAGCCTTACTGTTCTGCAGGCATGGCTGTCAAGCCTTACTGTGTACTGCAGGCATGGCTGTCAAGCCTTACTGTACTGCATTCATGGCTGTCAAGCCTTACTGTACTGCATGCATGGCTGTCAAGCCTTACTATACTGCATGCATGGCTGTCAAGCCTTACTGTACTGCATGCATGGCTGTCAAGCCTTACTGTACTGCATGCATGGCTGTCAAGCCTTACTATACTGCATGCATGGCTGTCAAGCCTTACTGTGTACTGCAGACATGGCTGTCAAGCCTTACTGTACTGCAGGCATGGCTGTCAAGCCTTACTGTACTGCAGGCATggctgtcaagccttactctACTGCATGCATGGCTGTCAAGCCTTACTGTACTGCAGGCATGGCTGTCAAGCCTTACTGTGTACTGCAGGCATGGCTGTCAAGCCTTACTATACCGCATGCATGGCTGTCAAACTTCAATGCACTGCAAACATGGCTATTAAACCTCAGTTTCCTGCAGGTATGGCTCTTAAGCCTGCGATACGAGAGAAAAAGATctgatttattgaaaaaaaaatattttatttgaaCTGTTACTGTAACAAATGTTTCATAGTCATCTGTGACAGTCTTACTGGTTACATGACCACAATCGTTTTGGCTGCAAACAACAACGAAGAGAAAGTGGGTAAAGATAAAAGTCGAAGGAAAAAggtgtgccatatatatatatatatatatatatatatatatatatatatatatatatatatatatatatatatatatatatatatatatatatatatatttgcacatatagtgtgtgtgtgtgtgtgtgtgtgtgtgtgtgtgtgtgtgtgtgtgtgtgtgtgtgtgtacacactcgTTCCTGTCCCAGAAAGAGCTTCTGTGGAGTTCCTAGGGAGCACAGGAAGCTGGTGCTTAAGTTCAgtgggcaggaccacaggtcaagaagtgtgttGGTGATGTAAGTCTGTTTGTATCATGCGAGTGCAGGGCCCTTCAGGGGCACTGTGGCTATTGTCTTTAGAATGCAAGTTGCATATCGGGAATAAAGGGTTTCTCTAATACGTTGAATGGGTATTTTGTATCGCTGTAGAGATGGCTGGTGTCCAGAGCGtaaacgagaaagtgtaactcgtacatgcctgagGGGGGACAGTTTTAGACAAGGATGTGACTGGTGGGGCATAATTTAAGACTGCGTTGGGAGTCGATGATGTGTGTAGGTGTTTTGTCATTGTCATGGTTGCTGgggaaggagaatatatatatatatatatatatatatatatatatatatatatatatatatatatatatatatatatatatatatatatatatatatatctatatatatatatatatatatatatatatatatatatatatatatatatatatatatatatatacagagagagagagagagagagagagagagagagagagagagagagagagagagagagagagagagagagagaatttaagagAGGAATAGCCTTATAGAAAGATAAACAGATACATAACAGATAAAAACAAAAAGGATACAATCATTACATTGCTTATTCGAGTAACCTGCTCTTGATAAGCGACACTGGACGACAACTTATGACAGATACACATCATAATCATGTCTTTTTGCAGGGTATTAGAACCCAGATAGTACGTGTCTAACGTAATGGGGAGTGCGAAGGAAACGTAACACACCTCATACATCAGCGGTGTGGTGAACGCTTCTGGACTTCACGTATGGATTCGTATCGTCTTTCAAAACCACTGTGCGGAGTGGGTAGTTGGCTCCAGAGACTTAGATATAGGTGACGGGTGCGGGTGAGGGGTAGATGGCCTCCCTGTCGTAGGAGGCGGGTGCGGGTGACGGGTAGATGGCCTCCCTGTCGTAGGAGGCGGGTGCGGGTGACGGGTAGATGGCCTCCCTGTCGTAGGAGGCGGGTGCGGGTGACGGGTAGATGGCCTCTCTGTCGTAGGAGGCGGGTGCGGGTGACGGGTAGATGGCCTCCCTGTCGTAGGAGGCGGGTGATGGGTAGATGGCCTTCCTGTCGTAGGTGACTTGGGCCACGTAGCCCAGGTTGTTGTCGGCGGTGAAGGTGACCACCTGAGTGCGGCCGTCGGGGAGCAGGACCGTGTACTCCCCGTTGGTCACATCCCCGTCCGAGTTCTCCCTGTGGCTGTGGATGTTGCCGCTGTACTCGTCGTTCACGCCGTAGGCGAAGTCGAACGGCATGCCCTTCTGCGGACGAGGGAGAGAGACCCTTCAGTTATATGGAGAAGGAAAAAATTGATAAGATTTCCGTCAGGAATGAGGAAGATGGACTCATTTTTGTAAcattattcattcctgtctcAAGAAAAGAGGCATTGCTTTTCATTCTCACATTCTAAGCCGACTTTTGTCTTTATGAGTGGAGAGTGTCGATCAAACCTTATCGAGGGACGTCATACATACCTCATAGTAAGACGGAGAACCAAAGGGCAGCTGAGGCGGGTCATACGAGGCGTCCTGTGACGACCCCAGACCACCGTGCACACCCAATGAACCAGTGAGAGTTCCAGCGGTACTAGAGCCTCCGTACGAGCCAGTGAGAGTTCCAGCAGTCCCAGAGCCTCCGTACGAGCCAGTGAGAGTTCCAGCAGTCCCAGAGCCTCCGTACGAGCCAGTGAGAGTTCCCACAGTTCCAGAGCTTCCGTACGAGCCAGTGAGAGTTCCAACAGTCCCAGAGCCTCCGTAGGAACCAGAGAGAGTTCTAGCACTTCCAGAGCCTCCATACGAGCCAGTGAAAGTTCCAGCAGTTCCAGAGCTTCCGTACGAGCCAGTGAAAGTTCCAGCAGTTCCAGAGCTTCCGTAAGAACCGGTGAGAACTCCAGTGAGAGCCCCATCGGCTCCAGAGCCTCCGTAGGACGAGGGTTTTAAGCGGGCAAGATTCGGTGTTCGAGTCCCATACACAAGATGCTTGGCTTCATCTGATGTCCCGTACACTGACGCTGGCCTTCCTGTGGCCTGGGATGATccgtgggaaggggaggatgtaGTAGTGCCATAAGTCTGCTGTGGAGTGGAGCCAGAGGGAGGAGTCGGTGCACCGTAGCCGTGCGTAGGCACGGGGTCGTGAGGGGATGTTGGTGTACCGTAACCCACCCGGGGTGACGTTTCATATGAGGGAGTTGGAGGACCGTGTCTCTGCTTAGGCGTCGTGGCGTGAGGGGGAAGGCGTTCTCCGTAGCTg
This window of the Panulirus ornatus isolate Po-2019 chromosome 10, ASM3632096v1, whole genome shotgun sequence genome carries:
- the LOC139750617 gene encoding uncharacterized protein; translated protein: MPFDFAYGVNDEYSGNIHSHRENSDGDVTNGEYTVLLPDGRTQVVTFTADNNLGYVAQVTYDRKAIYPSPASYDREAIYPSPAPASYDREAIYPSPAPASYDREAIYPSPAPASYDREAIYPSPAPASYDREAIYPSPAPVTYI